The following proteins are co-located in the Candidatus Cloacimonadaceae bacterium genome:
- the lptB gene encoding LPS export ABC transporter ATP-binding protein, translated as MHKIRAQNLVKTYGRRTVVNDLSMEINQGEVVGILGPNGAGKTTTFYMIIGLAKPNQGKVFLNDKDITHRPMYKRARLGIGYLAQAPSIFSKLTVEENILAILQTLGINRKEQKKRLVESLQELNLSHLAKQKAYTLSGGERRKLEITRALVTTPTFIFMDEPFAGVDPIAVSDIQDIIGKLRDKNIGVMITDHNVIETLKIVNRAYIIFEGKIIVSGSSMELINDEKAKQVYLGDRFLSNPFEQRL; from the coding sequence ATGCATAAAATACGCGCACAGAATCTGGTGAAAACATACGGCAGAAGAACCGTGGTGAACGATCTCAGTATGGAGATCAACCAAGGCGAGGTCGTCGGAATCCTCGGTCCTAACGGAGCGGGGAAGACCACCACTTTTTATATGATCATCGGTCTCGCCAAGCCGAACCAGGGCAAGGTCTTTCTGAACGACAAGGACATCACCCACCGTCCGATGTATAAACGGGCACGCCTGGGGATCGGCTATCTGGCGCAGGCACCTTCGATCTTTTCAAAGCTCACGGTGGAGGAAAACATCCTCGCCATTCTGCAAACTCTCGGCATCAACCGCAAAGAGCAGAAAAAACGCCTTGTAGAATCCCTCCAAGAGCTGAATCTCAGCCATCTGGCAAAACAAAAAGCCTATACTTTATCCGGCGGCGAACGCCGCAAACTGGAGATTACCAGAGCGTTGGTGACAACCCCCACCTTTATCTTTATGGATGAGCCTTTTGCGGGGGTCGATCCCATCGCAGTATCGGACATTCAGGATATCATCGGCAAGCTTCGGGACAAGAACATCGGTGTGATGATCACCGACCACAATGTTATTGAGACTTTGAAAATCGTCAATCGCGCGTATATTATCTTTGAAGGCAAGATCATCGTGTCCGGATCTTCAATGGAGCTGATCAATGATGAAAAAGCAAAACAAGTTTATTTGGGAGACAGGTTCTTGAGCAACCCTTTTGAGCAAAGGTTATGA